Proteins encoded together in one Tripterygium wilfordii isolate XIE 37 chromosome 14, ASM1340144v1, whole genome shotgun sequence window:
- the LOC120014622 gene encoding uncharacterized protein LOC120014622 — MDGMEYILSDNTLEDVSWLCSLSESELDFLISIKLLVLHRAKMVGRGELAMKFDLKMLRALGLILMEHLKGKLEDLSLVPDLPQPSLFMDGCNLLKSELEGIMSIEELKACIIDDSQKKWAKRPREESVID; from the exons ATGGATGGGATGGAATATATATTGTCCGATAATACACTTGAAGATGTCAGTTGGCTTTGCTCCCTATCTGAGAGTGAGCTT GATTTCCTGATTAGCATAAAGCTACTTGTCCTTCATCGCGCAAAAATGGTCGGCCGTGGGGAACTAGCCATGAAATTTGATCTGAAGATGCTTCGAGCTCTTG GGCTCATTTTGATGGAACATCTTAAAGGAAAGCTTGAAGATTTGTCACTTGTTCCAGACTTGCCCCAACCTAGTTTATTTATGGATGGCTGCAATTTACTGAAATCTGAGCTTGAGGGAATTATGAGCATAGAAGAGCTAAAGGCTTGTATCATTGATgattcacaaaaaaaatgggCAAAAAG GCCACGTGAAGAATCCGTGATAGATTAG
- the LOC120014532 gene encoding LOB domain-containing protein 4-like → MPLSFLSKGIGTLQTQLKGVSLSITIESVSGWEGTRGKMKESGRKQGAPSPCAACKLLRRRCAQDCVFSPYFPADEPHKFANVHKVFGASNVNKMLQELPVHQRGDAVSSMVYEANARIRDPVYGCAGAISSLQQQIDALQTQLALVQAEVVHLKMRQTATFPHHGVGLASPSNSGSPSSRLMGSHGKPIFEMDFVDQANLGDSMWS, encoded by the exons ATGCCTTTGTCTTTTCTTAGTAAGGGCATAGGTACCCTACAAACACAATTAAAGGGGGTCAGTTTGTCCATAACTATTGAGAGTGTTAGTGGGTGGGAGGGGACACGTGGCAAGATGAAGGAGAGTGGGAGGAAACAAGGTGCACCCTCACCTTGTGCAGCATGTAAGCTACTTAGGAGGAGGTGTGCCCAAGATTGTGTTTTTTCTCCTTATTTTCCAGCTGATGAGCCCCACAAGTTTGCCAATGTTCACAAGGTCTTTGGTGCAAGCAACGTCAACAAGATGCTACAG GAATTGCCGGTGCACCAGCGAGGAGACGCCGTTAGTAGTATGGTCTATGAAGCCAACGCCAGGATTCGTGACCCAGTCTACGGGTGCGCCGGTGCAATATCATCTCTACAACAACAAATCGATGCGCTCCAGACCCAATTGGCCCTGGTGCAAGCTGAGGTGGTGCATCTCAAGATGAGGCAGACAGCAACATTTCCTCATCATGGGGTGGGCCTGGCTAGCCCAAGCAATAGTGGGTCGCCCTCCTCCAGGCTCATGGGTTCACATGGAAAGCCCATTTTTGAGATGGACTTTGTGGACCAGGCCAACTTGGGAGATTCAATGTGGTCATGA